A window from Pseudobutyrivibrio ruminis HUN009 encodes these proteins:
- the ileS gene encoding isoleucine--tRNA ligase has protein sequence MYNKVDASLNFVEREKQVQKFWEENDIFQKSMDSRKEGETYTFYDGPPTANGKPHIGHVETRAIKDMIPRYQTMKGKFVPRKAGWDTHGLPVELEVEKLLGLNGKEQIEEYGMEPFIKKCKESVWKYKGMWEDFSGTVGFWADMDNPYITYDDNFIESEWWALKTIWDKKLLYKGFKIVPYCPRCGTPLSAQEVAQGYKTVKERSAIVRFKIVGEDAYFLAWTTTPWTLPSNLALCVNPDETYIRVKAADGYTYILAEALADKVLGKLAEEGEKAYEVLETYKGTDLEYKEYEPLFECAGVAATKQHKKAHFVTCDTYVTMSDGTGIVHIAPAFGEDDAKVGRKYDLPFVQFVDGKGEMTKETPYAGLFVKKADPEVLKDLDKEGKLFEAPKFEHEYPHCWRCDTPLIYYARESWFIKMTEVKDDLIKNNNTVNWIPESIGKGRFGDWLENVQDWGISRNRYWGTPLNIWECPDCGKQISIGSRKELAELSGRADAETIELHRPYIDEVTCTCPECKGTMKRVPEVIDCWFDSGAMPFAQHHYPFENKEVFEQQFPAKFISEAVDQTRGWFYSLMAESTLLFNKAPYENVIVLGHVQDENGQKMSKSKGNAVDPFDALEKMGADAIRWYFYTSSAPWIPKRFGENAVMEGQRKFLGTLWNTYAFYILYANIDEFDPTKYELDFSKLAVMDKWILSRLNSAIKAVDDNLGSYKIPEAARALDEFVDDLSNWYVRRCRDRFWAKGMEQDKINAYMTLYTCLKDISLAAAPMIPFMTEEIYQNMVRSVDKNAPESIHLCDFPTVNESFIDKKLEEDMDELLKIVVHGRACRNTANIKNRQPIGQMYIKAEHELDEMYVSIIEDELNVKKATFTEDVSAFTSYSFKPQLRTVGPKYGKFLGGIQKALSSLDGNAAYAELKANGVIKLPEVDPSIELAEEDLLISMAQTEGFVADGDNYVTVVLDTNLTEELLEEGFVREIVSKIQTMRKEADFEVMDRITVAYAGTPKANEIFAKNKELIAGEVLADEIAEGSEGSLVKEWNINGEKVTLAVTRR, from the coding sequence ATGTACAACAAGGTAGACGCAAGCCTGAACTTCGTTGAAAGGGAGAAGCAGGTGCAAAAGTTCTGGGAAGAAAACGATATCTTCCAGAAATCAATGGATTCAAGAAAAGAAGGAGAGACATACACATTCTATGATGGACCTCCAACAGCAAACGGTAAGCCTCACATTGGTCATGTTGAGACTCGTGCAATCAAGGACATGATTCCTAGATATCAGACTATGAAGGGCAAATTCGTTCCTCGCAAGGCTGGTTGGGATACACATGGACTTCCAGTAGAGCTTGAAGTTGAAAAGCTTCTTGGACTCAATGGTAAAGAACAAATCGAAGAATACGGTATGGAGCCTTTCATTAAGAAATGTAAGGAATCTGTATGGAAATATAAAGGTATGTGGGAGGATTTCTCTGGCACAGTAGGTTTCTGGGCAGACATGGACAATCCTTACATCACATACGATGACAATTTCATTGAGTCAGAGTGGTGGGCACTTAAGACTATCTGGGACAAAAAGCTCCTTTACAAGGGATTCAAAATAGTTCCATATTGCCCTCGTTGTGGTACTCCACTTTCTGCACAGGAAGTTGCACAGGGATACAAGACAGTTAAGGAACGTTCTGCAATCGTTCGTTTCAAAATCGTAGGTGAGGATGCTTATTTCCTTGCTTGGACAACAACACCTTGGACACTTCCATCAAACCTTGCACTTTGCGTTAACCCAGATGAGACATACATCCGCGTAAAGGCAGCTGATGGATATACATATATTCTTGCAGAAGCACTTGCAGATAAGGTATTAGGCAAGCTTGCTGAAGAAGGCGAGAAGGCATACGAAGTACTTGAAACATATAAGGGTACAGACCTTGAGTACAAAGAGTACGAGCCACTTTTCGAGTGCGCTGGGGTTGCAGCTACAAAGCAGCATAAGAAGGCACACTTTGTTACATGTGATACATACGTTACTATGTCAGATGGTACTGGTATCGTACATATCGCTCCTGCATTTGGTGAGGACGATGCAAAGGTTGGACGTAAATATGATCTTCCATTTGTTCAGTTCGTAGATGGCAAGGGTGAGATGACAAAGGAGACTCCTTATGCAGGTCTTTTTGTAAAGAAGGCAGATCCTGAAGTATTAAAGGACCTTGATAAGGAAGGCAAGCTTTTCGAAGCACCAAAGTTTGAGCATGAGTATCCACATTGCTGGAGATGCGACACTCCACTTATCTACTATGCTAGAGAATCATGGTTCATCAAGATGACAGAAGTTAAAGATGACCTGATTAAAAATAACAACACTGTAAATTGGATTCCAGAATCAATTGGTAAGGGACGTTTCGGGGATTGGCTTGAGAACGTTCAGGACTGGGGTATTTCTCGTAACCGTTACTGGGGAACACCACTTAACATCTGGGAGTGTCCAGATTGTGGCAAGCAGATTTCAATCGGAAGCCGTAAGGAATTAGCAGAGCTTTCAGGCCGTGCTGATGCAGAGACAATCGAGCTTCACCGTCCATACATTGACGAGGTTACATGCACATGTCCTGAGTGTAAGGGCACAATGAAGCGTGTACCAGAAGTTATCGATTGCTGGTTCGATTCAGGTGCTATGCCATTTGCTCAGCATCACTATCCATTCGAAAATAAGGAAGTATTTGAGCAGCAGTTCCCTGCCAAGTTCATTTCAGAGGCTGTTGACCAAACACGTGGATGGTTCTATTCGCTTATGGCAGAATCAACACTTCTCTTCAACAAGGCTCCATATGAGAACGTTATCGTACTTGGTCACGTTCAGGATGAGAATGGACAGAAGATGTCTAAGTCAAAGGGCAACGCTGTCGATCCATTTGATGCTCTTGAAAAAATGGGAGCAGATGCTATTAGATGGTACTTCTACACATCTTCAGCACCATGGATTCCAAAGAGATTTGGTGAAAATGCTGTTATGGAAGGCCAGAGAAAGTTCCTTGGAACTCTTTGGAACACATACGCATTCTACATCTTATATGCAAACATTGATGAGTTTGATCCTACAAAGTACGAGCTTGACTTTAGCAAGCTTGCAGTTATGGATAAGTGGATTCTTTCTCGTCTCAACTCAGCAATCAAGGCTGTTGATGACAACCTTGGTTCATACAAGATTCCAGAGGCAGCAAGAGCTCTTGATGAGTTCGTAGATGACTTATCTAACTGGTATGTTCGTCGTTGCCGTGATAGATTCTGGGCAAAGGGCATGGAGCAGGACAAGATTAATGCTTACATGACACTTTACACATGCTTAAAGGATATCTCACTTGCAGCAGCACCTATGATTCCTTTCATGACAGAGGAAATCTACCAGAACATGGTTCGCTCAGTAGACAAGAATGCACCAGAGTCAATCCACCTTTGCGACTTCCCAACAGTTAATGAGTCATTCATTGACAAGAAGCTTGAGGAGGATATGGATGAGCTCTTAAAGATCGTAGTTCACGGTCGTGCATGTAGAAATACAGCCAACATCAAGAACCGTCAGCCAATCGGTCAGATGTATATCAAGGCTGAGCATGAGCTTGATGAAATGTATGTAAGCATCATTGAGGATGAGCTTAACGTTAAGAAGGCTACATTCACAGAGGATGTTTCAGCATTCACATCATACTCATTCAAGCCACAGCTTCGTACAGTTGGACCTAAGTATGGCAAGTTCTTAGGTGGCATTCAGAAGGCTCTTTCATCTCTTGATGGAAATGCTGCTTATGCAGAGCTCAAGGCAAATGGGGTTATTAAATTGCCTGAGGTTGATCCATCAATCGAGCTTGCAGAGGAAGATTTACTTATCTCTATGGCTCAGACAGAAGGCTTCGTTGCAGATGGTGACAACTACGTAACAGTAGTTCTTGATACAAACCTTACAGAGGAGCTTCTTGAGGAAGGTTTCGTACGTGAAATCGTTTCAAAGATTCAGACAATGCGTAAGGAAGCTGACTTCGAGGTTATGGACCGCATCACAGTAGCGTATGCCGGAACACCAAAGGCTAACGAAATCTTCGCTAAGAACAAGGAACTCATTGCTGGAGAAGTACTCGCAGATGAAATCGCAGAGGGTTCAGAAGGCTCCCTCGTTAAAGAGTGGAACATCAATGGTGAGAAGGTAACACTCGCCGTAACACGCCGCTAG
- a CDS encoding enoyl-CoA hydratase-related protein, with amino-acid sequence MSKFNNLKLEVADEIAVLTISRPAALNALNSETLDELNVALTEIEARDDVKVLILTGGPDKKDNPYKSFVAGADISEMVNFTAAEARAFGMKASVPFFKLMNMRQVTIAAVNGFALGGGCEISMACDIRIAADNATFGQPETGLGIIPGFGGTQRLARLVGMGRAKELIFTCDSIDANEAYRIGLVNKVVAKEELMNTAKEMAKKIASKGSYAVSIAKAAINNGYDMDIKNAVEMEANLFGITCSTHDKAEGMGAFLERRAANLTDF; translated from the coding sequence ATGAGCAAATTTAACAATTTAAAGCTTGAAGTTGCTGATGAGATTGCGGTACTTACTATCTCTCGTCCAGCAGCACTTAATGCACTTAACAGTGAGACTCTTGATGAGCTTAATGTTGCATTAACAGAAATCGAAGCAAGAGACGATGTAAAGGTTCTTATTCTTACAGGCGGTCCTGATAAGAAGGATAACCCATACAAGTCATTTGTTGCTGGTGCAGACATCTCTGAGATGGTTAACTTCACAGCAGCTGAGGCTCGTGCATTTGGTATGAAGGCTTCAGTGCCATTCTTTAAGCTTATGAATATGAGACAGGTTACAATTGCTGCTGTTAACGGCTTCGCACTTGGCGGTGGTTGCGAAATCTCTATGGCTTGCGATATCCGTATCGCAGCTGACAATGCTACATTTGGTCAGCCAGAGACAGGCCTTGGAATTATCCCAGGTTTTGGTGGCACACAGAGACTCGCTCGTCTTGTTGGTATGGGACGTGCTAAAGAGCTTATCTTCACATGCGATTCAATCGATGCAAACGAGGCATACAGAATTGGTCTTGTAAACAAGGTTGTTGCTAAGGAAGAGCTTATGAACACAGCTAAGGAAATGGCTAAGAAGATTGCTTCAAAGGGAAGCTACGCTGTTTCTATTGCAAAGGCTGCAATCAACAATGGTTACGACATGGACATCAAGAATGCAGTTGAGATGGAGGCTAATCTCTTTGGTATTACATGCTCTACACACGACAAGGCAGAGGGCATGGGTGCATTCCTTGAGAGACGTGCTGCAAATCTTACAGATTTCTAA
- a CDS encoding glycogen/starch/alpha-glucan phosphorylase, with protein MKRQMPSTREIEHEIVDRVKTMFRKDFEMATKEEIYRACAEVVNDVVIDNWLTTQKEFVKQDPKCVYYMSMEFLIGRLLGNNMINMRGYTEVMDALDELGVDINEVEDQEPDPALGNGGLGRLAACFLDSLATLQYPAYGCGIRYHYGMFKQKIEDGYQKEVPDNWLQTRYPFELQRTEYEFEVRFGGWVRYDSQPDGTTKYIHEGYNAVIATPYDLPVTGFDNGMVNTLMIWDAKPKEVFRLDSFEKGDYNRAVEDMNLARNLTEVLYPNDNHIQGKELRLKQQYFFVSASIQRALAKYLRYHKDIKKLPEKVVFQMNDTHPTLTVAELMRILMDVHGLGWDEAWEITTHCVAYTNHTIMSEALEKWPQDIFKRLLPRVFMIVEEINRRFCDEIRAKFPGDEERVHRMAILADDQVKMAHMAIAASYSVNGVAALHTEILKNVSLHDFYEMYPEKFNNKTNGITQRRFLMHGNYKLSDWVIKKIGRGWITDLSQMKKLESFVDDKKSLDEFMDIKLDNKKRLAKYILEHNGIEVDPNSIFDVQVKRLHEYKRQLLNILHVMYLYNQIKENPEMDFYPTTFIFGAKASAGYENAKLIIKLINNVAAVINNDKSIDDKIKVVFIEDYRVSNAEWIFAAADVSEQISTASKEASGTGNMKFMLNGAVTIGTMDGANVEMYQELGGENIFIFGMSSDEVIAHEKNNDYNPVDVMNGNHHIQKVLQQLVNGNYSIDNPELFRPLYNSLLNTQCTAKADTYFVLEDFASYCETHEKIQEAYKDKYKWAKMALENVAHVGKFSSDRTIQEYVDDIWHLDKLDLK; from the coding sequence ATGAAGAGACAGATGCCAAGCACAAGAGAGATTGAGCATGAGATAGTAGACCGCGTCAAGACCATGTTTCGTAAGGACTTTGAGATGGCAACTAAGGAGGAGATTTATAGAGCTTGCGCTGAAGTTGTCAACGACGTGGTAATTGATAATTGGCTCACAACTCAAAAGGAATTTGTGAAGCAGGATCCTAAGTGCGTATATTACATGTCTATGGAGTTTCTAATTGGTCGACTTCTTGGAAACAACATGATTAATATGCGTGGATATACAGAGGTTATGGATGCCCTTGATGAATTAGGGGTTGATATAAATGAAGTAGAAGACCAGGAGCCAGATCCAGCACTTGGAAATGGTGGTCTTGGTCGACTTGCTGCATGTTTCCTTGATTCTCTTGCAACTTTACAGTATCCGGCTTATGGCTGCGGTATTAGATATCATTATGGTATGTTCAAGCAGAAGATTGAGGATGGTTATCAGAAGGAAGTTCCAGATAATTGGCTTCAGACTAGATATCCATTTGAGCTTCAGCGTACCGAGTATGAATTTGAAGTTAGATTTGGCGGATGGGTTCGCTATGATAGTCAGCCAGATGGCACAACAAAGTATATTCATGAAGGGTATAACGCAGTAATAGCTACACCTTACGATTTGCCTGTCACTGGTTTTGATAATGGTATGGTAAACACGCTTATGATTTGGGATGCCAAACCAAAGGAAGTGTTTAGATTAGACTCATTTGAAAAGGGTGACTATAACAGAGCAGTTGAGGATATGAACCTTGCAAGAAACCTTACTGAGGTTCTTTATCCAAACGACAATCATATTCAGGGTAAGGAGCTTCGATTGAAGCAGCAGTACTTCTTTGTATCTGCATCTATTCAGAGAGCTCTTGCAAAGTATTTGCGCTATCACAAGGATATCAAGAAGCTTCCTGAAAAGGTTGTATTCCAGATGAATGATACTCACCCAACACTGACAGTTGCGGAGCTTATGCGTATTCTTATGGATGTGCATGGCTTAGGCTGGGATGAGGCTTGGGAGATTACAACACATTGTGTTGCTTACACAAACCACACCATCATGTCAGAGGCTCTTGAAAAATGGCCACAGGATATCTTCAAGAGATTGCTTCCACGTGTCTTTATGATCGTTGAGGAAATCAACCGTAGATTCTGTGACGAAATTAGAGCTAAGTTCCCAGGTGACGAGGAGAGAGTTCATCGCATGGCTATCCTTGCAGATGATCAGGTCAAGATGGCTCACATGGCAATCGCCGCAAGCTACAGTGTTAATGGTGTTGCAGCTCTTCATACAGAAATCCTGAAGAATGTTTCTCTTCACGATTTCTACGAAATGTATCCAGAGAAATTCAACAACAAGACCAATGGTATTACTCAGCGTCGTTTCTTGATGCATGGTAATTACAAGCTTTCAGACTGGGTAATCAAAAAAATTGGTCGTGGATGGATTACAGATTTATCCCAGATGAAGAAGTTAGAGAGCTTTGTTGATGACAAGAAATCTCTTGACGAGTTTATGGACATCAAGCTCGATAACAAAAAACGTCTGGCTAAATATATATTAGAACACAATGGAATCGAAGTTGATCCTAATTCGATTTTTGATGTCCAGGTTAAGAGATTACATGAATACAAGCGTCAGCTATTGAATATTCTTCATGTAATGTATCTCTACAATCAGATTAAGGAAAATCCAGAGATGGACTTCTATCCAACTACATTTATCTTTGGTGCTAAGGCTTCTGCAGGTTATGAAAATGCAAAGCTTATCATCAAGCTGATAAACAATGTAGCAGCGGTAATCAACAACGATAAATCAATCGATGACAAAATCAAGGTTGTCTTTATTGAAGATTATCGTGTATCAAATGCTGAATGGATATTTGCAGCAGCAGATGTTTCAGAACAGATTTCTACAGCTTCAAAGGAAGCATCTGGTACTGGAAACATGAAGTTCATGCTTAATGGTGCCGTTACAATCGGTACTATGGATGGTGCTAATGTAGAGATGTATCAGGAGCTAGGAGGAGAGAATATTTTCATCTTCGGCATGAGCTCAGATGAGGTAATTGCTCACGAAAAGAATAACGACTACAATCCAGTAGATGTTATGAACGGAAATCATCACATTCAAAAGGTATTGCAGCAGCTTGTAAATGGCAATTACAGTATTGATAATCCAGAATTGTTCCGCCCACTTTACAATTCTCTTTTAAACACACAGTGTACAGCCAAGGCTGATACATACTTTGTACTAGAGGATTTTGCATCTTACTGTGAGACTCATGAAAAGATTCAGGAGGCTTACAAGGATAAATATAAATGGGCAAAGATGGCACTTGAAAACGTAGCGCATGTTGGCAAGTTCTCATCTGATAGAACAATCCAGGAGTATGTAGATGATATTTGGCACTTGGATAAGCTTGATTTAAAATAA
- a CDS encoding DUF4190 domain-containing protein → MGNDYMFEDENEQSSQQNTNNQYNNQYNNSQYNNQYNNQYNNQYNNQNYGYNQQAYYYQQPPKKADNGLAIASLVLGIIAMLLFLSFFNILLALVSIVLGCIYLSQAKGQKGSQGLAIAGIITSVLSVVLCGACYGFIIANIANIYDASEDLIQYYEEYDEDYFDNYLDDNQLLEDELHSLDNDDTL, encoded by the coding sequence ATGGGTAACGATTACATGTTTGAAGATGAAAATGAACAGTCATCACAGCAGAATACAAACAACCAATATAACAATCAGTACAATAATAGTCAGTACAATAACCAGTACAACAATCAGTACAATAATCAATACAACAATCAAAACTACGGATATAATCAGCAGGCATACTATTATCAGCAGCCTCCTAAAAAGGCAGATAATGGCTTGGCTATAGCATCACTGGTGTTAGGCATTATTGCTATGCTGTTATTTTTATCATTCTTTAATATTTTACTAGCTTTGGTTTCAATAGTTCTTGGTTGCATTTATTTATCACAGGCAAAGGGACAGAAGGGTAGCCAGGGCCTTGCAATTGCAGGTATCATCACATCAGTTCTCAGTGTTGTTCTTTGCGGAGCTTGCTATGGATTTATTATTGCAAACATTGCAAACATTTATGACGCAAGTGAAGACCTCATTCAGTACTACGAAGAGTACGATGAAGATTACTTTGACAATTATCTTGATGATAATCAACTTTTAGAGGACGAGCTCCATTCATTGGATAACGATGATACATTATAA
- a CDS encoding EAL domain-containing protein, protein MGVFGEEFNKSKYIVDNIDRALAEQWIEVYFQPIIRTSNGRVCGEEALVRWEDPVFGMLNPIDFVPAVEAVNKVHLLDLFVLERTIEKMEEQLKRGLFVVPTAVNFSQVDFYTCDVVDEIASRVEKSNVSKHMIAISVSEDSIDPGNDFILSQLEQLQDLGFQIWLDDYGSGDAAPAVLQLMHFDLLKINIFFVRQIATSESAKIILTELVRMAISLGMETAVEGVESKEQVDFLNEIGCSRLQGFYYCKPIPVSQVFERYEKGMAIGFENPKETEYYAAIGKINLYDISFARKNGDLDNYFDTFPVAIIESDGDVLRTVRENIAFRKFLSSHLGIKDGKISYNKKTGTKGAAGIYTVNAIYKCAKDGKRVIIDDRTKKEKTVQLLLQRVAINPVTKVAAVAVAVLQIEDKANEADTLTYNYIARALSEDYINLFYVNLRTGAFVEYNPDGLNRDVSVEKKGADFFNKSLNSFFSRIYSEDVDMMNKSFTRDNILKSLKKNDSFTITYRRLVDGKPTYVNLKAVKVRSDDDFILIGINNVDAQMKQRETFEKIKEERKAYSRIMALSGEFINIYSVDPVTNNYVSYNSSKEYEKLNLAMKGEDFFEETARNVWHTLHPDDIKDFLKVFDKKTVLKRIEEDGIFVYKYRVIVEKQVVHWCLRATLIQEDNEARLLVGVMNIEKQVVQEREFANTLIEAEERATKDQLTGVKNKRAYADEEEHLNTQIQAGVKVNFAIVICDLNGLKQVNDTQGHQAGDDFIREGCMVLCDAFSRSPVYRVGGDEFVAIAQGKDYEMLENRLSKIDRSNKRNDKNDGVTMAVGWAKFGPEDRFVSDVFDRANSAMYENKKKMKEIIKNREQK, encoded by the coding sequence ATGGGAGTATTCGGGGAAGAGTTTAATAAAAGTAAATACATTGTTGATAATATCGACAGAGCGCTTGCTGAGCAGTGGATAGAGGTGTACTTTCAACCAATTATTCGTACATCTAATGGTAGAGTCTGCGGCGAGGAAGCGCTTGTTAGATGGGAAGACCCTGTCTTTGGGATGCTTAATCCAATCGATTTTGTTCCTGCCGTGGAGGCAGTAAACAAGGTCCACTTGCTGGACCTGTTTGTGCTGGAACGAACAATTGAGAAAATGGAAGAGCAACTGAAGCGAGGTCTTTTTGTTGTTCCTACGGCAGTTAATTTTTCACAGGTGGATTTTTATACCTGTGATGTGGTAGACGAAATTGCAAGCAGAGTAGAAAAGTCAAATGTTTCCAAACATATGATAGCTATTTCTGTTTCAGAGGATTCCATTGACCCTGGAAATGATTTTATTCTTTCTCAATTGGAACAGTTACAAGATTTGGGATTCCAAATCTGGCTTGACGATTATGGCAGTGGAGATGCTGCGCCAGCTGTTCTTCAATTGATGCATTTTGATCTTTTAAAAATTAATATTTTCTTTGTAAGACAAATTGCAACCAGTGAAAGTGCAAAGATTATTCTGACAGAACTTGTCAGAATGGCTATATCCCTTGGAATGGAAACTGCTGTAGAAGGCGTTGAGTCAAAAGAACAGGTGGATTTTTTAAACGAAATTGGATGTAGTAGACTTCAGGGCTTCTATTATTGCAAGCCAATTCCGGTTAGCCAGGTTTTTGAAAGATATGAAAAAGGAATGGCTATAGGTTTCGAAAATCCTAAAGAAACTGAGTATTATGCAGCCATAGGAAAGATTAATCTCTATGACATTTCTTTTGCCAGAAAGAATGGAGATTTAGATAACTATTTTGATACATTCCCAGTAGCTATTATAGAATCTGACGGAGATGTACTTAGAACTGTCAGAGAAAATATTGCTTTCAGAAAATTTTTGTCAAGTCATCTTGGTATCAAAGATGGAAAGATAAGCTACAACAAAAAGACAGGGACAAAAGGGGCAGCGGGAATATATACCGTAAATGCGATATACAAATGTGCTAAAGATGGTAAAAGAGTAATAATTGATGATAGGACAAAAAAAGAGAAAACAGTACAATTGTTGCTTCAAAGAGTAGCGATTAATCCTGTAACCAAGGTGGCAGCGGTAGCAGTTGCTGTTCTTCAGATAGAAGATAAAGCTAACGAGGCAGATACACTGACATATAATTATATAGCAAGAGCATTATCAGAGGATTATATAAACCTTTTCTACGTTAATTTGAGAACCGGAGCGTTTGTGGAATACAATCCAGATGGACTTAATAGAGATGTATCTGTTGAAAAGAAAGGGGCTGATTTCTTTAATAAGTCGTTAAACAGTTTTTTCAGCAGAATATATTCAGAAGATGTAGATATGATGAATAAATCCTTTACCAGGGACAATATATTAAAAAGCTTGAAGAAAAACGATTCTTTTACCATAACCTACAGGCGTTTGGTGGATGGTAAGCCTACCTATGTCAATTTAAAGGCAGTAAAGGTTAGGTCTGATGATGATTTTATTTTGATAGGTATCAACAACGTTGATGCTCAAATGAAGCAAAGAGAGACCTTTGAAAAGATAAAGGAAGAACGAAAGGCATATTCTCGTATCATGGCTTTGTCGGGCGAGTTTATAAACATCTACTCTGTTGATCCTGTCACTAATAATTATGTCAGCTATAATTCCTCAAAAGAATATGAAAAGCTTAATCTGGCAATGAAGGGTGAAGATTTCTTTGAGGAGACTGCACGAAATGTTTGGCACACTTTACATCCAGATGACATTAAGGACTTTTTAAAGGTCTTTGATAAAAAAACTGTTCTTAAAAGAATAGAAGAGGATGGGATTTTTGTATACAAATATAGAGTGATAGTTGAAAAACAGGTGGTTCATTGGTGTTTGAGAGCAACCCTTATACAAGAGGATAATGAAGCGCGACTTCTTGTAGGTGTTATGAACATCGAAAAACAGGTTGTTCAGGAGCGTGAGTTTGCAAATACTCTCATTGAGGCTGAAGAAAGAGCTACAAAAGATCAGCTTACAGGAGTAAAGAACAAACGAGCTTATGCAGATGAAGAGGAACATTTAAATACTCAGATACAAGCCGGAGTAAAGGTGAATTTTGCTATTGTTATCTGTGATTTAAATGGCTTGAAACAAGTAAACGATACTCAGGGACATCAGGCAGGTGATGATTTCATAAGAGAAGGTTGTATGGTTTTATGTGACGCTTTTTCAAGAAGCCCGGTGTACAGAGTGGGTGGTGATGAATTTGTAGCCATAGCCCAAGGCAAAGACTATGAAATGCTTGAAAATAGATTAAGCAAAATTGATAGGTCCAACAAAAGAAATGACAAGAATGATGGCGTGACAATGGCTGTTGGCTGGGCTAAATTTGGTCCAGAGGACAGATTTGTTTCCGATGTTTTTGACAGAGCAAATTCGGCTATGTACGAGAACAAAAAGAAGATGAAAGAAATAATTAAAAATAGGGAACAAAAATGA
- a CDS encoding DUF6320 domain-containing protein, with product MKNCPYCKIEVGGNLKKCPLCQSKLNGEAEAPYFPKQTTLQLQSFFYKVQLFIIWAIVIASLGVDFLFGVKLWPALAHIHWSLIVAMWLIVFEFGIMRLFKKGISSSRIMTLFVFIVLGMLGVTAYYIGQLWVIAEWVAPIVIMGTLIANFVLAMLDKNGNSMVYLLTNLVVGILPYIVFYFAERDCPMVWIICLLVSVILFVGAIIFKGREVVGEIQRRLNV from the coding sequence ATGAAGAACTGTCCTTATTGTAAGATAGAGGTAGGTGGCAACCTAAAAAAATGTCCACTATGCCAAAGTAAGTTAAATGGAGAAGCAGAGGCTCCATATTTTCCAAAGCAGACTACACTTCAGTTACAATCATTTTTTTACAAGGTTCAGCTGTTTATAATTTGGGCCATTGTAATTGCGAGCTTAGGGGTAGATTTTCTCTTTGGCGTAAAGCTTTGGCCAGCGCTTGCTCATATACACTGGAGTTTGATTGTGGCCATGTGGCTTATTGTTTTTGAATTTGGCATCATGCGATTATTCAAAAAAGGTATTAGTTCATCAAGAATAATGACGCTGTTTGTGTTTATTGTCTTGGGAATGCTGGGAGTTACAGCATATTATATTGGTCAGTTATGGGTCATTGCCGAATGGGTAGCACCAATTGTAATCATGGGTACTCTGATTGCAAATTTTGTATTGGCAATGCTTGATAAAAATGGAAACTCAATGGTATATCTTCTTACAAATTTAGTAGTTGGAATTTTGCCTTATATTGTGTTCTATTTTGCAGAAAGAGATTGTCCAATGGTTTGGATTATTTGTTTGTTAGTCAGTGTAATCCTTTTTGTTGGAGCAATAATATTCAAAGGACGTGAAGTGGTTGGTGAAATCCAAAGGAGACTAAACGTTTAA